The Elusimicrobiota bacterium genome includes a region encoding these proteins:
- a CDS encoding outer membrane lipoprotein-sorting protein, which yields MSAIFSLLLGVAAACAAADLSLHEIVDRANKALRGDTSHARLTMTITTPSWERKLDVEGWNRDRKLAFILIHAPPKDAGNVTLRRRDEMWAWLPRVERVIKVPPTMMHSSWQGSDFTYEDIVKADSIVKDYEHKLLDKTPEEGRTVYRIQADPKPDAPVVWGKVLFWAAVYPGDEVVGLKEEDYSERGELIRTITLSDIKRMGGRLVPARLQCQPHKKPGQKTSLQYHEIEFDIPLADGFFSLSRLQKGVR from the coding sequence GTGTCCGCGATATTCAGCCTCCTCCTTGGTGTGGCCGCGGCCTGCGCCGCCGCGGACCTGTCCCTGCACGAGATCGTGGACCGCGCCAACAAGGCCCTGCGCGGCGACACCAGCCACGCGCGCCTGACCATGACCATCACGACCCCCTCCTGGGAGCGCAAGCTCGACGTGGAGGGTTGGAACCGGGACCGCAAGCTGGCCTTCATCCTCATCCACGCCCCGCCCAAGGACGCGGGCAACGTGACCCTGCGCCGGCGCGACGAGATGTGGGCCTGGCTGCCGCGCGTGGAGCGCGTCATCAAGGTGCCGCCCACCATGATGCACAGCTCCTGGCAAGGCTCGGACTTCACCTACGAGGACATCGTCAAGGCCGACTCCATCGTCAAGGACTATGAGCACAAGCTCCTGGACAAGACACCGGAGGAAGGCCGCACGGTCTACCGGATCCAGGCCGACCCCAAGCCCGACGCGCCCGTGGTCTGGGGCAAGGTCCTGTTCTGGGCCGCGGTGTATCCGGGCGACGAGGTGGTGGGACTCAAGGAAGAGGACTACAGCGAGCGCGGCGAGCTCATCCGCACCATCACCCTCTCCGACATCAAGCGGATGGGGGGGAGATTGGTGCCCGCGCGGCTGCAGTGCCAGCCGCACAAGAAGCCTGGGCAGAAGACCTCCCTGCAGTACCATGAGATCGAATTCGACATCCCGCTGGCCGACGGCTTCTTCAGCCTCTCGCGGCTTCAGAAGGGAGTGCGGTAG
- a CDS encoding response regulator transcription factor has product MPRLLIVEDDGDLQQILSFAFNREGFETHYAFNGQEGYDKILSLQPDLVLLDLMLPILSGVDVIKKVTSNTSVRDIPIVVMTAHSDKADMLEQSIRAHGVREYVRKPFELKPLISLVRRLIAQYPRAPALPSEVAKGEVRLDTRFRTVWISGRTVATLPPTRAEVLKMLIEAKDAVKREKLMTAVWGAGDHVSALEKTVQRLREDFGPDDSKRIQTTDDGYELIG; this is encoded by the coding sequence ATGCCGCGTTTGCTCATTGTCGAGGATGACGGCGACCTGCAGCAGATCTTGAGCTTCGCCTTCAACCGCGAGGGCTTCGAGACGCACTACGCTTTCAACGGCCAGGAAGGCTACGACAAGATCCTGTCCCTGCAGCCTGACCTCGTCCTCTTGGACCTCATGCTGCCGATATTGAGCGGCGTGGACGTCATCAAGAAGGTGACCTCCAACACCTCGGTGCGCGACATCCCCATCGTGGTCATGACCGCGCACAGCGACAAGGCCGACATGCTCGAGCAGTCCATCCGCGCCCACGGCGTGCGCGAGTACGTGCGCAAGCCTTTCGAGCTCAAGCCCCTCATCAGCCTCGTGCGGCGCCTCATCGCCCAGTATCCGCGCGCTCCCGCCCTCCCTTCCGAAGTGGCCAAGGGCGAGGTCCGTCTCGACACGCGCTTCCGCACGGTCTGGATATCCGGCCGGACGGTCGCGACGCTGCCTCCGACCCGGGCCGAGGTGCTCAAGATGCTCATCGAGGCCAAGGACGCGGTCAAGCGGGAGAAGCTCATGACCGCGGTCTGGGGCGCGGGCGACCACGTCAGCGCCCTGGAGAAGACCGTGCAGCGGCTGCGCGAGGACTTCGGCCCGGATGACAGCAAGCGTATCCAGACCACGGACGACGGCTACGAGCTCATCGGTTGA
- a CDS encoding Zn-dependent oligopeptidase, whose translation MNLLRVLLSLILFIPPSLWAAGAVVAPVQTAGVNAGLGSLAAGINTASPSSGLSGASVLTGVPVLSYPTTYRGMAAAYKVAEKDYLQAIEKVMAIPADQRGFANTVQPLSEADARFQEATVGPSFMTDVSQDPKVRRMADAIDRRSSRLGIGLAARQDIYQAYKDVAARGEQLTGEDKKLLEETLRGYERSGMGLPQDQRDRLNQIRQRLSDLSQAFSKNLREVNDKLEVDPSQLAGLPQSYIDGLEKTPDGKVKIGLDYPSYGPFMDLAQNSDLRRQLYMKYANRAAVENMPILTEVLQLRRELAGVLGYKSYAHYAIEDRMAKTPDRVQSFLTRLKDLLQGPAKAEEARMLEEKRADDPAAQSIPAWDRGYYAVKLQKRLYDLDDEEVRQYFPVDTVVEGTMKVYQNLLGVRFTEVPAQAWSSDVRLFKITDAATGRQIGHFFLDLYPRAGKYEHMAAFSLLQGRELPDGSYRQPVSAMVGNFTKATPNQPSLLLHSEVETFFHEFGHLMHQTLTQARYTDFSGSRVARDFVEAPSQMLENFVWQPSVLAQLSGHWQNPSQKLPQALLDKMIAAKNFNHAKAELGQVALATLDLVYNLMTGPVDPMAVMEAIWKDLGLPAPVPGTHFPASFGHLMGYAAGYYGYLWSRVYAQDIFSRFEKEGIDNPAVGRSYRKEILQTGSSRDEAESLKAFLGREPDEEAFLRYLGFPTQQPAQPAAPTAPSA comes from the coding sequence ATGAACCTCTTGAGAGTCCTGCTCTCCCTCATCCTCTTCATCCCCCCATCCCTTTGGGCGGCTGGCGCCGTCGTCGCCCCCGTCCAGACCGCTGGCGTAAACGCAGGACTAGGCAGCCTTGCCGCCGGCATCAACACAGCCTCCCCTTCCTCCGGCCTCTCGGGCGCCTCGGTCCTCACCGGAGTCCCGGTCCTCTCCTACCCCACCACCTACCGCGGCATGGCCGCGGCGTACAAGGTCGCCGAGAAGGACTACCTCCAGGCCATCGAGAAGGTCATGGCCATCCCCGCGGACCAGCGCGGCTTCGCCAACACGGTCCAGCCCCTCTCCGAGGCCGACGCCCGCTTCCAGGAAGCCACGGTCGGGCCGTCCTTCATGACCGACGTTTCCCAGGACCCCAAGGTCCGCCGCATGGCCGATGCCATCGACCGCCGCAGCAGCCGCCTCGGCATCGGGCTGGCCGCTCGCCAGGACATCTACCAGGCCTACAAGGACGTAGCGGCCAGGGGGGAGCAACTCACCGGCGAGGACAAGAAGCTCCTCGAAGAGACTTTGCGGGGCTACGAGCGCAGCGGCATGGGACTTCCCCAGGACCAGCGCGACCGTCTCAACCAGATCCGCCAGCGCCTCTCCGACCTCTCCCAGGCCTTCTCCAAGAATCTTCGCGAGGTCAACGACAAGCTCGAAGTCGACCCCTCCCAGCTCGCCGGCCTGCCGCAGTCCTACATAGACGGCCTGGAGAAGACCCCGGACGGCAAGGTCAAGATCGGCCTCGATTACCCCTCCTACGGTCCATTCATGGACCTCGCCCAGAACTCGGACCTGCGCCGCCAACTCTACATGAAGTACGCCAACCGCGCCGCGGTCGAGAACATGCCCATCCTCACCGAGGTCCTCCAACTGCGCCGGGAGCTCGCCGGCGTACTCGGCTACAAGTCCTACGCCCACTATGCCATCGAAGACCGCATGGCCAAGACCCCGGACCGCGTGCAGTCCTTCCTCACCCGGCTCAAAGACCTCCTGCAGGGCCCGGCCAAGGCCGAGGAAGCGCGCATGCTCGAAGAGAAGCGCGCGGACGACCCGGCCGCGCAGAGCATCCCCGCTTGGGACCGCGGCTACTACGCGGTCAAGCTCCAGAAGCGCCTCTACGACCTCGATGACGAAGAGGTCCGCCAGTACTTCCCCGTAGACACCGTGGTCGAAGGCACCATGAAGGTCTACCAGAACCTGCTCGGAGTGCGCTTCACGGAGGTCCCGGCCCAGGCCTGGTCCTCGGACGTGCGCCTCTTCAAGATCACGGACGCGGCCACGGGCCGGCAGATCGGCCACTTCTTCCTGGACCTCTATCCCCGGGCCGGCAAATACGAGCACATGGCGGCCTTCTCGCTGCTCCAGGGGCGCGAGCTCCCGGACGGCTCCTACCGCCAGCCCGTCTCAGCCATGGTCGGCAATTTCACCAAGGCCACTCCCAACCAGCCCTCGCTGCTGCTGCACAGCGAGGTCGAGACCTTCTTCCACGAGTTCGGCCATCTCATGCACCAGACCTTGACCCAGGCCCGCTACACCGACTTCTCCGGCTCGCGCGTGGCGCGCGACTTCGTCGAGGCCCCGTCGCAGATGCTGGAGAACTTCGTCTGGCAGCCCTCGGTCCTGGCTCAGCTCTCCGGCCACTGGCAGAACCCCTCCCAGAAGCTCCCGCAGGCGCTCCTGGACAAGATGATCGCGGCCAAGAACTTCAACCATGCCAAAGCCGAGCTCGGCCAGGTCGCCCTGGCCACGCTCGACCTGGTCTACAACCTCATGACCGGGCCCGTGGACCCTATGGCCGTGATGGAGGCCATCTGGAAGGACCTCGGCCTGCCCGCGCCCGTGCCCGGCACCCATTTCCCCGCCAGCTTCGGGCATCTCATGGGCTACGCGGCCGGCTACTACGGCTACCTCTGGTCGCGCGTCTACGCCCAGGACATCTTCTCGCGCTTCGAGAAGGAAGGCATAGACAACCCCGCCGTGGGCCGGTCCTACCGCAAGGAGATCCTGCAGACGGGATCGAGCCGCGACGAAGCCGAGTCCTTGAAGGCCTTCCTGGGGCGCGAGCCCGACGAGGAGGCCTTCCTGCGCTACCTGGGCTTCCCGACGCAGCAGCCGGCACAGCCCGCCGCCCCTACCGCGCCCTCGGCTTAG
- a CDS encoding dTDP-4-dehydrorhamnose 3,5-epimerase family protein, with amino-acid sequence MAIPEVKVVVFARFCDARGYFTETFRKRDLRDHPGSDGLRGLEFVQGNESFSKAGAVRGLHFQWNPFMGKLVRTLRGRMIDLVLDIRKDRPTYGKILAWDMPYHEDSDQDEWIWVPPGFAHGNLFMEPTQIQYLCTGEYSAGCEAGISPLAPDIDWSLCPAELKGLFDAVARGSELISEKDRAGLTVSGWQNDPRSDQFTAPRLGMAKAGI; translated from the coding sequence TTGGCTATACCTGAAGTCAAGGTCGTCGTCTTCGCGCGTTTTTGCGATGCGCGCGGATATTTCACGGAGACCTTCAGGAAGAGAGACCTTCGGGACCATCCCGGCTCGGATGGACTGCGCGGGCTCGAATTCGTGCAGGGCAACGAGAGCTTTTCGAAGGCCGGCGCCGTGCGCGGGCTGCACTTCCAGTGGAACCCGTTTATGGGAAAACTCGTCCGCACGCTGCGCGGCCGGATGATCGACCTCGTCCTGGACATCCGGAAAGACCGGCCGACGTACGGAAAGATACTGGCCTGGGACATGCCTTACCACGAGGACTCCGACCAGGACGAATGGATCTGGGTCCCGCCCGGGTTCGCGCACGGAAATCTTTTCATGGAGCCGACGCAGATCCAATATTTGTGCACGGGAGAGTACAGCGCCGGCTGCGAGGCGGGGATCTCCCCGCTGGCCCCGGACATCGATTGGTCTTTGTGCCCGGCCGAGCTCAAGGGGCTGTTCGACGCTGTGGCCCGGGGATCGGAACTGATCAGCGAGAAGGATAGGGCCGGGCTGACCGTTTCCGGCTGGCAGAACGATCCCAGATCGGATCAATTCACCGCGCCCAGGCTGGGGATGGCCAAGGCGGGGATATGA
- a CDS encoding SDR family oxidoreductase gives MRILLAGGAGYIGSSLAGVLVEHGYQVEVIDLLWFGNHLPAGVKVVKKDLFACTVEDLAGFDQIVFLAGLSNDPMAEYSPAENFIYNGALPSYLAFNAKKAGIKRFIYASSCSIYGYTTNHLDDEEAPVSCSYPYGISKLQGERGVLQMEDESFSVICLRQGTVSGHSPRMRMDLIINTMFKTAMTEGRIHINNPSIWRPILHIQDATAAMLRAIQADQETHGIFNVASDNYTVGQAGDLVKFELERLTGKKIGLEIGNLRDFRNYKVSIAKAKTELGFQPQYTVKDIVMDLYAHRNEYGDYNQDEFYNIRMHKKLRPDPQSPRLPFQ, from the coding sequence ATGAGGATTTTGCTGGCAGGCGGCGCAGGTTACATCGGCTCGTCCCTGGCCGGGGTTCTCGTCGAACACGGCTATCAGGTCGAGGTCATCGATCTCTTGTGGTTCGGCAATCACCTCCCGGCGGGAGTCAAGGTCGTCAAGAAAGACCTGTTCGCCTGCACGGTCGAGGACCTGGCCGGCTTCGACCAGATCGTCTTCCTGGCCGGGCTCTCCAACGACCCCATGGCCGAGTACAGCCCCGCCGAGAACTTCATCTACAACGGAGCCCTGCCGTCCTACCTGGCCTTCAACGCCAAGAAGGCTGGGATCAAGCGCTTCATATACGCCTCGTCCTGCTCGATCTACGGCTACACGACCAACCACCTCGACGACGAGGAGGCGCCCGTCTCCTGCAGCTATCCCTACGGGATATCCAAGCTGCAGGGCGAGCGCGGAGTGCTGCAGATGGAGGATGAATCGTTCTCCGTCATATGCCTGCGCCAGGGCACGGTGTCCGGGCATAGCCCGCGCATGAGGATGGACCTCATCATCAATACGATGTTCAAGACCGCGATGACGGAGGGCCGCATCCATATCAATAATCCCTCGATCTGGCGCCCGATCCTGCATATCCAGGACGCGACGGCGGCCATGCTCCGGGCGATCCAGGCGGACCAAGAGACGCATGGGATCTTCAATGTCGCTTCGGACAATTACACCGTGGGGCAGGCGGGAGACCTGGTGAAATTCGAGCTGGAGAGACTGACCGGCAAGAAGATCGGCCTGGAGATCGGGAATCTCCGCGATTTCCGCAACTACAAAGTCTCCATCGCCAAGGCGAAGACGGAACTCGGTTTCCAGCCCCAATACACCGTGAAGGATATCGTGATGGACCTGTACGCGCACCGGAACGAGTACGGGGATTACAACCAGGACGAATTCTATAACATCAGGATGCACAAGAAGCTGCGTCCGGACCCGCAGTCGCCGCGTCTCCCTTTTCAATGA
- a CDS encoding DUF3536 domain-containing protein: MTKRYFCIHGHFYQPPRENPWTETVERQPSAKPEHDWNRRIARECYIPNSQARLMDAHNLISELVNNYEYLDFDFGPTLLTWFEKAHPHDYRRLLDADRKSLQRLSGHGNAMAQAYNHMILPLAKPRDLRTQILWGLADFRHRFGREPEALWIPETACNDAVLEALAEHGLKYAVLAPTQARRVRRLGSEAWTDVSSGGLDPRRAYRWSAPGSQGKKSLALFFYDGGLSHAVAFEKVMVNAKAWADRILGAFDPAAAEDQLVNLCTDGESYGHHEKFGEMGLAHLLVQELPKRGIEVVNYAAFLAEHPPTWEAEVKPGEGGLGTSWSCSHGVSRWSDACGCGGEGKSLSWRRPLREALDWLRDHLALTFEREGGRLLREPWAARDAYISVILERSDENVSRFMAEHLKAEDSPENRVRALRLLEMQRHAMLMYTSCGWFFSDISGIEAVQNLQYAARAAELAHLAAGVELERGLAARLKSAPSNYAEHRNGEGVYRKLAVAGRMDEDRAAAHHAIASLFSEGQEVWPMGQAAAEFSGLARAQVGGIRLVSGQVAVRDGITGERWRRTFLAAAMPDYTVTALVSSSDLGPGGLEALGERVRSAREGQGFDLSAVAGPLAKGRRFGFDDLLADERERILRILVEKRRQFWEDSPLLDMDECLGLAEQHARLGLELPPGLRGQTEAALDAWLLRRVRGLRQNPDADLSDVAATMARAKSADLCAPSAAAEEEWESCAFWVLDSLEKDFSAAWLRRLAALAALAPAAGLTRWRYRAQNRFFDLLRRLPPDSDEKVRLVGEIDEAARLLEISADA; encoded by the coding sequence ATGACCAAGCGCTACTTCTGCATCCACGGACATTTCTACCAGCCGCCCCGCGAGAACCCCTGGACCGAGACGGTGGAGCGCCAGCCCTCGGCCAAGCCCGAGCACGACTGGAACCGCCGCATCGCGCGCGAGTGCTACATCCCCAACAGCCAGGCGCGCCTGATGGACGCGCACAACCTCATCAGCGAGCTGGTCAACAACTACGAATACCTCGATTTCGACTTCGGGCCCACCTTGCTCACCTGGTTCGAGAAGGCCCACCCGCACGACTACCGCCGCCTGCTCGACGCGGACCGCAAGAGCCTGCAGCGCCTCTCCGGCCACGGCAACGCCATGGCCCAGGCCTACAACCACATGATCCTGCCCCTGGCCAAGCCGCGGGACCTGCGCACGCAGATCCTCTGGGGCCTGGCCGACTTCCGGCACCGCTTCGGCCGCGAGCCCGAGGCGCTGTGGATCCCGGAGACCGCCTGCAACGACGCGGTCCTCGAGGCCCTGGCCGAGCACGGACTCAAATACGCCGTGCTCGCCCCGACCCAGGCGCGGCGCGTGCGGCGCCTTGGCAGCGAGGCCTGGACCGACGTGTCCTCCGGCGGTCTCGATCCCCGCCGGGCCTATCGCTGGTCGGCCCCCGGCTCGCAGGGCAAGAAGTCCCTGGCCCTCTTCTTCTACGACGGCGGCCTCTCCCACGCCGTGGCCTTCGAAAAGGTCATGGTCAACGCCAAAGCCTGGGCGGACCGCATCCTGGGCGCCTTCGACCCCGCCGCCGCCGAGGACCAGCTGGTCAACCTCTGCACGGACGGGGAATCCTACGGGCACCATGAGAAGTTCGGCGAGATGGGGCTGGCCCACCTCCTGGTCCAGGAGCTGCCCAAGCGCGGCATCGAGGTGGTCAATTACGCGGCCTTCCTGGCCGAGCATCCGCCGACCTGGGAGGCCGAGGTCAAGCCCGGCGAGGGCGGCCTCGGGACCTCCTGGAGCTGCAGCCACGGCGTGTCGCGCTGGAGCGACGCCTGCGGCTGCGGCGGCGAAGGCAAGAGCCTGTCCTGGCGCCGGCCGCTGCGCGAGGCCCTGGACTGGCTGCGCGACCACCTGGCGCTGACCTTCGAGCGCGAGGGCGGCCGCCTCCTGCGCGAGCCCTGGGCCGCGCGCGACGCCTACATCTCGGTCATCCTGGAGCGTTCGGACGAGAACGTTTCCCGGTTCATGGCGGAGCATCTCAAAGCCGAAGACTCTCCCGAGAACCGGGTCAGAGCGCTGCGCCTGCTGGAGATGCAGAGGCATGCCATGCTCATGTACACCAGCTGCGGCTGGTTCTTCTCGGATATCTCCGGCATAGAGGCCGTGCAGAACCTCCAGTATGCGGCCCGGGCCGCGGAGCTTGCGCATCTGGCCGCCGGAGTGGAACTGGAGCGCGGGCTGGCCGCGCGCCTGAAATCGGCGCCCAGCAACTATGCCGAGCATCGCAACGGCGAGGGCGTGTACCGCAAGCTGGCGGTGGCCGGCCGGATGGACGAGGACCGCGCCGCGGCTCACCATGCCATCGCCAGCCTGTTCAGCGAGGGCCAGGAGGTGTGGCCGATGGGGCAGGCCGCCGCGGAATTCTCCGGCTTGGCGCGCGCTCAGGTCGGCGGCATCCGCTTGGTCTCAGGCCAGGTCGCGGTCCGCGACGGCATCACCGGCGAGCGCTGGCGGCGGACCTTCCTGGCCGCGGCCATGCCCGACTACACGGTCACGGCCCTGGTTTCGTCATCGGACCTGGGGCCCGGAGGCCTGGAGGCTCTTGGAGAGCGGGTCCGGTCGGCGCGGGAGGGCCAAGGATTCGACCTCAGCGCCGTGGCCGGGCCGCTGGCCAAGGGGCGCCGCTTCGGCTTCGATGACCTGCTGGCCGACGAGCGAGAGCGCATCCTCAGGATCCTGGTGGAAAAGCGCCGGCAGTTCTGGGAGGACTCGCCGCTGCTCGATATGGACGAATGCCTGGGCCTGGCCGAGCAGCACGCGCGGCTCGGCCTGGAACTGCCGCCCGGACTGCGCGGCCAGACCGAGGCGGCCCTGGACGCCTGGCTCCTGCGCCGGGTGAGGGGCCTGCGTCAGAATCCGGACGCGGACCTCTCGGATGTGGCCGCGACCATGGCGCGGGCCAAATCCGCGGACCTCTGCGCGCCTTCGGCCGCGGCGGAAGAGGAATGGGAGTCCTGCGCCTTCTGGGTCCTGGACTCGCTGGAGAAGGATTTTTCCGCCGCCTGGCTGCGGCGGCTGGCGGCCTTGGCAGCGCTGGCTCCGGCCGCCGGCCTGACGCGCTGGCGCTACCGCGCGCAGAACCGGTTCTTCGACCTGCTGCGGCGTCTGCCCCCGGACAGCGATGAGAAGGTCCGGCTGGTGGGAGAGATCGACGAGGCGGCGCGCCTCCTCGAGATATCGGCCGACGCATGA
- a CDS encoding flavin reductase, whose amino-acid sequence MKQRELEFSAGFAELCRALRGGGAFLVVQDETGRPNPMTIGWALAGVVWGEPIMTVLVRPSRHTFGLLERSRRFSVCVPEEGQLADELAFCGSKSGRDCDKVESLGLKVGPGLERGVSVLEGCGLAFECETVHKTQVLPETLDADIIAGYYPQGDFHSIFNGRILRSYKLAHGA is encoded by the coding sequence ATGAAGCAACGCGAGCTGGAATTCTCGGCGGGTTTCGCGGAGCTCTGCAGGGCCTTGCGCGGCGGCGGGGCCTTCTTGGTGGTCCAGGATGAGACAGGGCGGCCCAATCCGATGACCATCGGCTGGGCCCTGGCCGGCGTCGTCTGGGGCGAGCCCATCATGACCGTGCTCGTGCGGCCGTCCCGCCACACCTTCGGCCTTTTAGAAAGGTCGCGGCGATTCTCGGTCTGCGTGCCCGAGGAAGGGCAACTGGCCGATGAGCTGGCCTTCTGCGGCAGCAAGTCCGGGCGTGATTGCGATAAAGTGGAGTCCTTGGGGCTCAAGGTGGGCCCGGGACTGGAGCGGGGCGTCTCGGTCCTGGAAGGCTGCGGCCTGGCCTTCGAATGCGAGACCGTGCACAAGACCCAGGTGCTCCCGGAGACCTTGGACGCGGACATCATCGCCGGCTACTATCCCCAAGGCGACTTCCATTCCATATTCAACGGCCGCATCCTCCGCTCCTACAAGCTTGCGCATGGAGCTTAG
- a CDS encoding tetratricopeptide repeat protein has product MPRTAAFCMLLAAISGAAACRKDHRPEQWKEKSEESIDLFDQGRYLEALQPALQAQQLAQEVFGPADIRTAYSLDQSGKVYRRNGDLEKARPLFDSALKAASGVLAADDAKRAHFYDNLAELLMVEGRFDEAEDYYQSSLHVLQKNFGELSGAVASAYAKLGALYTRWGVYEEADRTLRRGEAIGFRVGGADDSAEALAAASLCEVGMETAEGQFYGQDHCRRALSLSRKLPKNHLDLAQALRLDGTLALREGRLNEAGASLQQAIDIYKLSPGADPQGLRQSWLAMAEVYAAQGRGDEAAALYQKLLPQDPNPYTGVKSALRAAAFYHRRGELKTAESLCLQALAKQVQAPKADQRDREELLLSLAEVSAGLGRNEKAEGFFRRALEVNEGRHHGPDPSTLSIWEGLARVYVARGKPDLVEMCLKRMRQVGEMFGRQHPVHKDALRRMAKVYRAMGRKQRAEKLERDADFGSG; this is encoded by the coding sequence ATGCCGAGGACCGCGGCCTTCTGCATGCTTCTCGCCGCCATCTCGGGCGCCGCCGCCTGCCGCAAAGACCACCGGCCCGAGCAATGGAAGGAGAAGTCGGAGGAGAGCATCGACCTCTTCGACCAGGGCCGCTATCTGGAGGCCCTGCAGCCCGCCCTGCAGGCGCAACAGCTCGCCCAGGAGGTCTTCGGACCGGCCGATATCCGGACCGCCTACTCGCTGGACCAGTCAGGCAAGGTCTACCGCCGCAACGGCGACCTGGAGAAGGCCCGTCCCCTCTTCGACTCCGCGCTCAAAGCCGCCTCGGGCGTCCTGGCCGCCGACGACGCGAAGCGGGCGCATTTCTACGACAACCTGGCCGAGCTGCTCATGGTCGAGGGCCGCTTCGACGAGGCGGAGGACTACTACCAGAGCTCGCTGCACGTCCTGCAGAAGAACTTCGGCGAGCTCAGCGGGGCGGTGGCCTCGGCCTACGCCAAACTGGGCGCGCTCTACACGCGCTGGGGTGTCTACGAGGAGGCGGACCGGACCCTGCGCCGTGGGGAGGCCATCGGCTTCCGCGTGGGCGGCGCGGACGACTCCGCCGAGGCCCTAGCCGCGGCGAGCCTCTGCGAGGTCGGCATGGAGACGGCCGAGGGCCAGTTCTACGGCCAGGACCATTGCCGCCGGGCCTTGTCTTTGAGCCGGAAGCTGCCCAAGAACCACCTGGACCTGGCCCAGGCCCTGCGGCTCGACGGGACGCTCGCCCTGCGCGAGGGCCGGCTCAACGAGGCCGGAGCCTCTCTCCAGCAGGCCATAGACATCTACAAGCTGAGCCCGGGCGCGGACCCGCAGGGCCTGCGCCAGAGCTGGCTGGCCATGGCCGAGGTCTACGCGGCGCAGGGGCGGGGCGACGAGGCCGCGGCCCTCTACCAGAAGCTCCTGCCGCAGGACCCGAACCCTTACACCGGGGTCAAGTCCGCCCTACGCGCCGCCGCCTTCTATCACCGCCGTGGAGAACTCAAGACCGCGGAGTCTTTGTGCCTGCAGGCCCTAGCCAAGCAGGTGCAGGCTCCCAAGGCCGACCAGCGCGACCGCGAGGAACTGCTCCTGAGCCTGGCCGAGGTCTCGGCCGGGCTGGGCCGCAATGAGAAAGCCGAGGGCTTCTTCCGCCGCGCTTTGGAGGTCAACGAGGGACGGCACCACGGACCGGACCCTAGCACGCTGTCAATCTGGGAGGGCCTGGCCCGGGTCTACGTCGCGCGGGGCAAGCCCGACCTGGTCGAGATGTGCCTCAAGCGCATGCGCCAAGTGGGGGAGATGTTCGGCCGCCAGCACCCGGTGCACAAGGACGCCTTGCGCCGCATGGCCAAGGTCTACCGGGCGATGGGCCGCAAGCAGCGCGCCGAGAAGCTGGAGCGGGATGCGGACTTCGGCAGCGGCTAA
- a CDS encoding AI-2E family transporter encodes MSVAKKASYVLVPLAVLASAWMHLAPIVLAGLFSYMILDLTYRGLARRLSPLLSRWLALAVFLVAAVALGWMVARFVRATLHTLPQIAAAAIPRVIVLAESHGIDLPFDNVYELREIAIQKIKENAEAITKTSGVLTVQFFRILIAVFAAILAFFCPPPEVHAPNLFDELGRELAERMRTFMAGFEKVLGAQLGISAAYAVLTLAFLVTMGFSHLIFLTLATFLFGVMPIIGNIISNAIIVATGLTISDRHAAFALVFLIVIHKSGYFVYGRVLGTSMKVPMWQTLLAILLGEVVMGVPGIIMAPTLLHYVKEELRAIPSAR; translated from the coding sequence ATGTCCGTCGCGAAGAAGGCGTCCTACGTCCTGGTGCCGCTGGCGGTCCTGGCCTCGGCGTGGATGCATTTGGCTCCCATCGTCCTGGCCGGCCTTTTCTCCTACATGATCCTGGACCTGACCTACCGGGGGCTCGCGCGGCGCCTCTCGCCCCTGCTCTCCCGTTGGCTGGCGCTCGCGGTGTTCCTGGTCGCCGCCGTCGCGCTCGGGTGGATGGTCGCCCGCTTCGTGCGCGCCACCCTCCACACCTTGCCCCAGATCGCCGCCGCCGCCATCCCCCGGGTCATCGTCCTCGCCGAATCCCACGGCATCGACCTGCCCTTCGACAACGTCTACGAGCTGCGCGAGATAGCCATCCAGAAGATCAAGGAGAATGCCGAGGCCATCACCAAGACCAGCGGCGTGCTGACCGTGCAGTTCTTCCGGATCCTCATCGCCGTCTTCGCGGCCATACTCGCCTTCTTCTGCCCTCCCCCGGAGGTCCACGCGCCCAACCTCTTCGATGAACTGGGCCGGGAGCTGGCGGAGCGCATGCGCACCTTCATGGCCGGATTCGAGAAGGTCCTCGGCGCCCAGCTAGGCATCTCCGCGGCTTACGCCGTCCTGACTCTCGCCTTCCTCGTCACGATGGGCTTCTCGCACCTGATCTTCCTGACTTTGGCCACCTTCCTCTTCGGCGTCATGCCCATCATCGGCAACATCATCAGCAACGCCATCATCGTGGCCACGGGGCTGACCATATCCGACCGCCACGCCGCCTTCGCGCTGGTCTTCCTGATCGTCATCCACAAGAGCGGTTATTTCGTATACGGCCGGGTCCTGGGCACAAGCATGAAGGTGCCCATGTGGCAGACCCTCCTGGCCATCCTCCTCGGCGAAGTCGTCATGGGCGTGCCCGGCATCATCATGGCGCCGACCCTGCTGCATTACGTCAAGGAAGAGTTGCGCGCCATACCGTCCGCGCGCTGA